Proteins from a single region of Chryseomicrobium sp. FSL W7-1435:
- a CDS encoding TRAP transporter substrate-binding protein, whose protein sequence is MKKFRWVSVLAASALFLGACGSDSSSQGEEGVESVTWKLGHLADENHIWHKTAEEFASLVEEKTDGSITINIYPSNSLGGETDTINAISAGTADMVISGETLQNWAPKAALMATPYAFRDLEHVQAVVEGEIGQEISDEINEKAGLTPLYYHTRAPRNLTSTEKIETPADLAGFSMRVPNVPLFLSAWEAAGAKPQVMDFNEVFTGIQQGVINGQENPVDLIQSGALYEVQNFVNRTEHVYSWIYVLVGNAQWEAISDEQRAAVEEAAAEAQAFGEALYTEEISKIEAALEEEGMEFVDVDQDAFRDAMVPAVESFLSEEQLDLYNRILETE, encoded by the coding sequence ATGAAGAAATTTCGTTGGGTATCCGTACTCGCAGCTTCTGCTTTATTTTTAGGGGCTTGTGGGTCAGACAGCAGTTCACAAGGGGAAGAAGGCGTCGAGTCTGTAACATGGAAACTTGGCCACTTAGCCGATGAAAACCATATTTGGCACAAGACAGCTGAAGAGTTTGCTTCTCTAGTTGAAGAGAAAACAGACGGATCGATCACAATCAATATTTATCCAAGTAACTCATTAGGTGGAGAAACTGATACAATCAATGCTATTTCTGCTGGAACAGCAGATATGGTCATCTCTGGTGAAACACTTCAAAACTGGGCTCCTAAAGCAGCGTTAATGGCAACACCTTATGCATTCCGTGACTTAGAGCACGTACAAGCAGTAGTTGAAGGGGAAATCGGACAAGAAATCTCAGATGAAATCAATGAAAAAGCGGGCTTAACACCACTTTATTACCATACACGTGCACCACGTAACTTGACTTCAACTGAAAAAATTGAAACGCCTGCAGATTTGGCTGGATTTTCAATGCGTGTTCCAAACGTTCCTTTATTCTTAAGTGCTTGGGAAGCAGCTGGCGCTAAGCCACAAGTGATGGACTTCAATGAAGTATTCACAGGCATTCAGCAAGGCGTCATTAATGGTCAAGAGAACCCTGTAGATTTGATTCAAAGTGGAGCACTTTATGAAGTACAAAACTTTGTAAACCGTACAGAGCACGTTTACTCATGGATCTATGTACTTGTTGGAAATGCACAGTGGGAAGCTATTTCGGATGAGCAACGTGCAGCAGTCGAGGAAGCCGCTGCTGAAGCACAAGCTTTCGGGGAAGCACTTTATACAGAAGAAATCTCGAAAATTGAAGCAGCATTAGAAGAAGAAGGCATGGAGTTTGTCGATGTGGATCAAGATGCGTTCCGCGATGCGATGGTTCCAGCTGTTGAAAGCTTCTTAAGCGAAGAGCAGTTAGATCTATACAACCGTATTTTAGAAACTGAATAA
- a CDS encoding TRAP transporter small permease, with product MGVLKWITRILGLLAVLCLTGLIIVVALQILSRYLPLSYVWTEELTRYLFLYAIAFAAPLALLRNEYINVDLIVTRFPETFRRYYDIGVYVTIALISALLIKEGWTFIEIGRAQMSATMPFQMSVIHASLFIMGVFLLIMSLVRIGFLFKNKKNPYETTYGGEL from the coding sequence ATGGGCGTATTAAAATGGATCACTCGCATACTAGGATTACTAGCTGTACTCTGTCTCACAGGGTTGATTATTGTAGTTGCATTGCAAATTTTGTCTCGTTATTTGCCTTTATCCTATGTGTGGACGGAAGAACTTACACGCTACTTGTTCTTATATGCCATTGCATTTGCAGCACCGCTCGCTCTACTTCGCAACGAATACATCAACGTCGATCTGATTGTTACCCGATTCCCAGAGACGTTCCGCCGGTACTATGACATCGGCGTTTATGTAACCATTGCATTGATCAGTGCACTTTTGATCAAAGAGGGTTGGACATTTATTGAGATTGGCCGCGCGCAAATGTCTGCGACGATGCCATTCCAGATGTCAGTGATCCATGCCTCACTGTTTATCATGGGTGTCTTCTTATTAATCATGTCACTTGTTCGCATCGGATTTCTCTTCAAAAACAAGAAAAATCCATATGAAACGACATATGGAGGTGAGCTGTAA
- a CDS encoding TRAP transporter large permease, with the protein MALLLFGSFIILIFLGVPIAFSLGLSSVIYLIVADIPLTILPQRMFGGLNSFVLLCIPGFILAGNLMNAGGITDRIIGFADNLLGRVRGGLGLANVGASMGFAGISGTALADTASIGSILIPAMKKQGYGAGFSVAVTASSSTIGAIIPPSLPMIIVGTLASLSIGDLFLAGTIPGILLGLGLMIPTYIISVKRNYPKGEKKSLKEIWKSFTGAFWALFMTFIILWGILGGYFTPTEAAIVAVIYAFIIGIFVYRELPIKKIPEIMLSTMTSTAAIMLLVGFANLFGWIMVAERIPQMVADAILGISTNGVVVILLIIVLLLFVGTFMETIAGLVILFPVLLPVAVEVGMDPIQFGVTMVLAMIIGVVTPPVGVCLFVASQIGNVSMGHATRELLPFLLVSVIVLLIVAFVPQVTLFLPGLFE; encoded by the coding sequence ATGGCATTGTTGTTATTTGGTAGTTTTATCATTTTAATTTTCCTAGGTGTTCCGATTGCGTTTAGTTTAGGGCTCTCTTCTGTCATCTATTTAATCGTCGCTGACATTCCACTCACAATTCTCCCGCAGCGTATGTTCGGAGGATTGAACTCGTTTGTTCTTCTCTGTATCCCAGGATTTATCTTGGCAGGGAACTTGATGAATGCAGGTGGAATCACAGACCGTATTATCGGATTTGCTGACAACTTACTTGGTCGTGTTCGTGGTGGTCTTGGTCTAGCAAACGTTGGTGCTTCGATGGGCTTTGCCGGAATTTCAGGCACAGCACTTGCAGACACGGCGAGTATTGGATCAATTTTAATTCCTGCGATGAAAAAGCAAGGATACGGTGCTGGGTTCTCAGTGGCTGTTACAGCTTCTTCATCAACAATTGGTGCGATTATTCCACCATCACTCCCAATGATTATTGTTGGTACACTTGCTTCACTGTCTATCGGTGACTTGTTCTTAGCCGGAACGATTCCTGGAATTCTTCTTGGGCTTGGCCTCATGATTCCAACGTATATCATCTCGGTAAAACGAAATTATCCAAAAGGTGAAAAGAAATCATTGAAAGAAATCTGGAAGAGTTTCACAGGTGCATTCTGGGCACTCTTTATGACGTTTATCATCTTGTGGGGGATTTTAGGTGGGTACTTCACACCGACAGAAGCTGCAATTGTGGCTGTTATTTATGCATTTATTATCGGTATTTTTGTTTACAGAGAGTTGCCAATCAAGAAGATTCCAGAGATCATGTTGTCGACGATGACTTCAACGGCTGCCATCATGTTACTCGTTGGGTTTGCCAATCTCTTTGGATGGATCATGGTCGCTGAGCGGATTCCACAAATGGTCGCGGACGCGATTCTAGGCATTTCTACAAATGGTGTGGTCGTAATTCTTCTTATCATCGTCTTATTATTGTTCGTAGGTACGTTCATGGAGACGATTGCGGGTCTTGTCATCTTGTTCCCGGTATTACTACCTGTTGCCGTGGAAGTTGGAATGGATCCGATCCAGTTCGGGGTTACAATGGTTCTTGCAATGATCATTGGAGTAGTGACGCCACCAGTAGGGGTCTGTCTGTTTGTCGCATCCCAGATAGGAAACGTCTCGATGGGACATGCCACACGAGAGTTGTTGCCATTCCTCTTAGTCAGCGTCATTGTGTTATTAATTGTGGCATTTGTACCGCAAGTCACGTTGTTCTTGCCAGGTCTATTTGAATAA
- a CDS encoding zinc-binding alcohol dehydrogenase family protein, with protein MNAIQVKEAYDLRVAQLEMPTLKNPTDVVVKVKRAGICGSDMHIYHGTNPLATYPRILGHEIAGEVVEVGSDVDGLVAGDHVVVEPIRYCGTCYACRKGRPNVCKELSVFGVHEDGGMREFFVLPARQLHKVNADLPWEEVVLAEPYSIGAQAVWRGNVESGDFVFIHGCGPIGICILKMAKLAGATVMMSDLKQERLAFAKANGADFVVSPLEEDVLTKLLDVTNGEGANVVIDAVCLPQTVEQSIDMASVAGTIVILGFDERPSNIPQLPVTKKELTIVGSRLQTNQFAKVVRLLNEGKLKEQGLITHRFSIEQAQQAFTFVENNPDTVRKALIEFS; from the coding sequence ATGAACGCTATTCAAGTAAAAGAAGCGTATGATCTTCGCGTAGCACAATTAGAAATGCCTACATTAAAAAATCCAACTGATGTTGTAGTGAAAGTAAAACGAGCTGGAATTTGTGGGTCAGATATGCATATTTATCACGGAACAAACCCGCTTGCTACATATCCCCGTATTTTAGGGCATGAAATTGCTGGGGAAGTCGTCGAAGTAGGGTCAGATGTAGACGGACTAGTTGCCGGTGACCACGTAGTCGTTGAGCCAATCCGGTATTGCGGTACGTGCTATGCTTGCCGCAAAGGGCGTCCGAATGTATGTAAGGAGTTGTCGGTGTTTGGTGTCCATGAAGACGGGGGGATGCGCGAGTTTTTCGTCCTTCCTGCCCGCCAGCTCCATAAAGTGAATGCGGACTTGCCGTGGGAAGAAGTTGTTCTTGCCGAGCCGTATTCAATCGGAGCACAGGCCGTCTGGAGAGGCAATGTCGAGAGTGGTGACTTTGTCTTCATCCATGGATGCGGACCAATCGGAATCTGTATTTTGAAGATGGCAAAGCTTGCAGGTGCAACTGTGATGATGTCCGATCTCAAACAAGAGCGTCTTGCGTTTGCAAAAGCGAATGGTGCGGATTTTGTGGTCTCGCCATTAGAAGAAGATGTTCTGACGAAATTACTCGACGTGACAAACGGAGAAGGGGCAAACGTCGTCATTGATGCCGTGTGTTTACCACAGACCGTGGAGCAGTCCATTGATATGGCTTCAGTGGCTGGAACAATTGTTATCTTAGGATTTGATGAACGTCCTTCGAACATTCCGCAACTGCCGGTCACGAAAAAAGAATTGACGATCGTAGGGTCTCGTTTGCAGACAAACCAGTTTGCGAAAGTGGTCCGATTACTAAATGAAGGTAAGTTGAAAGAACAAGGGCTGATCACGCACCGCTTCTCAATTGAGCAAGCGCAACAAGCTTTCACCTTTGTTGAAAACAATCCAGATACCGTTCGGAAAGCTTTGATTGAGTTTTCATAA
- a CDS encoding bifunctional 2-keto-4-hydroxyglutarate aldolase/2-keto-3-deoxy-6-phosphogluconate aldolase has translation MVAKYETLAKLKELKVVAVIRGASSQEAIDVSRAAVAGGLKAIEVTYTTPNVAEAFRALQDEDCLVGAGTVLDSETARHAILHGAQFVVSPHFNPEISVVCNRYAVPYLPGCLTIKEMIEAAEYGHEVIKLFPANNFEPSFIGAVNGPLPHLHIMPTGGVNLTSARSWLDAGAFAVGVGSDLTKAYRSGGAQAVTDLAKEYMAATSKEGE, from the coding sequence ATGGTAGCGAAGTATGAAACATTAGCAAAACTAAAAGAATTAAAAGTAGTTGCTGTCATACGCGGGGCATCATCGCAAGAGGCGATTGACGTATCTCGTGCAGCAGTAGCAGGCGGTTTGAAAGCCATTGAAGTGACGTATACAACACCGAATGTTGCGGAGGCTTTTCGTGCACTTCAAGATGAGGACTGTCTAGTTGGCGCTGGAACGGTCTTAGATTCAGAGACTGCAAGACACGCGATTTTGCACGGTGCACAGTTTGTCGTGAGCCCGCACTTCAATCCGGAAATCAGCGTAGTGTGTAACCGCTATGCAGTCCCTTATTTGCCAGGCTGTTTGACGATTAAAGAAATGATTGAGGCAGCCGAATACGGACACGAAGTCATCAAGTTGTTCCCAGCGAATAACTTTGAGCCATCCTTTATCGGTGCAGTCAACGGCCCACTTCCGCACCTACATATCATGCCAACAGGTGGCGTCAATCTAACATCGGCACGTTCTTGGTTAGACGCAGGTGCGTTTGCAGTCGGCGTCGGAAGTGACTTAACGAAAGCGTACCGCTCGGGTGGTGCGCAAGCAGTTACAGACCTTGCCAAAGAATATATGGCGGCAACTTCTAAGGAGGGTGAATGA
- the uxuA gene encoding mannonate dehydratase yields MNMTWRWYGRGNDQITLEHIKQIPNVKGIVWALHNKAAGEVWPLEEIKSEVDYIRSHGFHADVVESVNIHDAIKIGSPDRDTYIENYKQTIRHLGQVGVKVICYNFMPVFDWTRTDLYHPLPDGSTALFYEKSKVHDIEPAELIEKIASSTKMTMPGWEPERLSKIQELFDAYADVTEDDLWENLAYFLNAILPVCEEEDIQMAIHPDDPPWSIFGLPRIMTSGDSLKRLLEISDSKANGITFCTGSLGANPSNDMVALAHQFLARSPFSHLRNVKIYENGDFIETSHFTSDGSVDLTNVVREMADQGFTGYVRPDHGRHLWNEEGRPGYGLYDRALGVMYLNGLWDAYQARKQEV; encoded by the coding sequence ATGAATATGACGTGGCGGTGGTATGGTCGTGGAAACGATCAGATTACTTTAGAACACATAAAACAAATTCCAAACGTAAAAGGCATTGTATGGGCACTTCACAATAAAGCAGCTGGCGAAGTATGGCCACTTGAAGAAATCAAAAGTGAAGTCGACTACATTCGTTCGCACGGATTCCACGCTGACGTTGTGGAGAGCGTAAATATTCACGATGCCATCAAGATTGGTTCCCCGGACAGAGATACGTATATCGAGAACTACAAACAGACGATTCGTCATCTAGGACAAGTTGGCGTAAAAGTCATTTGCTACAACTTCATGCCAGTGTTTGACTGGACACGTACGGATTTGTATCATCCGCTTCCGGACGGTTCTACTGCACTCTTTTATGAAAAGAGCAAAGTACATGACATCGAGCCTGCAGAGTTAATTGAAAAAATTGCTAGCTCTACGAAAATGACAATGCCAGGCTGGGAACCGGAACGACTTTCAAAGATTCAAGAGCTATTTGATGCCTATGCAGACGTCACAGAAGATGACTTGTGGGAAAACTTAGCGTACTTCTTGAATGCAATTCTTCCTGTTTGTGAAGAAGAAGATATTCAAATGGCGATTCATCCGGATGATCCACCATGGTCCATCTTTGGTTTGCCACGTATCATGACGAGCGGCGACAGTTTGAAGCGTTTACTCGAGATTTCCGATTCCAAAGCAAATGGCATCACGTTCTGTACAGGTTCACTTGGTGCAAATCCTTCTAATGATATGGTAGCACTTGCGCATCAGTTCTTGGCACGCTCACCTTTCTCACATTTACGCAACGTTAAGATTTATGAGAACGGAGACTTCATCGAAACGTCTCATTTTACATCAGACGGTTCTGTTGATCTAACAAATGTTGTGCGTGAAATGGCAGATCAAGGTTTCACGGGTTACGTGCGTCCAGATCATGGGCGTCATTTATGGAATGAGGAAGGTCGTCCAGGTTACGGTTTATACGACCGCGCGCTTGGCGTCATGTATTTGAATGGTCTCTGGGATGCGTATCAAGCGCGGAAGCAGGAGGTCTAA
- a CDS encoding SDR family oxidoreductase translates to MYKHENLRGRTAVITGGSGVLCSAMAKELAKQGVRIALVNRTIEKGQVIADEIRASGGDAVAYSADVLDRASLEAVRDQVISAFGQVDILITGAGGNQPAATTTNEVFGEGDATQSFFDMDAQAFSKVFDLNFTGTFLTSQVFGKELLKSDNPVILNISSMSAYSPMTKVPAYSAAKASINNFTMWMAVHFAEAGLRVNALAPGFFLTEQNRKLLTTEDGSLTERSHKIMTHTPMRRFGNPEDLIGTMLWLVDESYSGFVTGVTVPVDGGFMAYSGV, encoded by the coding sequence ATGTACAAGCATGAAAATTTAAGAGGCCGCACTGCTGTCATAACAGGTGGAAGTGGCGTTTTATGTTCTGCCATGGCAAAAGAACTTGCAAAACAAGGCGTTCGTATTGCGCTCGTCAACCGTACGATTGAAAAAGGGCAGGTTATTGCCGATGAAATTCGAGCGTCGGGTGGGGATGCGGTTGCTTATTCTGCAGACGTTTTGGACCGGGCATCTCTTGAAGCTGTTCGCGACCAAGTGATCTCTGCGTTTGGACAAGTAGATATTTTGATCACGGGAGCTGGTGGTAATCAACCGGCCGCTACTACGACGAACGAGGTATTTGGAGAAGGCGATGCCACGCAATCATTTTTCGATATGGATGCCCAAGCTTTTTCTAAAGTGTTCGACTTAAATTTTACAGGCACATTTTTAACTTCTCAAGTATTCGGAAAAGAGTTGCTAAAGTCTGATAACCCTGTCATCTTGAATATTTCTTCGATGAGTGCGTATTCGCCGATGACCAAAGTTCCTGCTTACAGTGCTGCAAAAGCATCTATTAACAATTTCACGATGTGGATGGCTGTTCATTTTGCGGAAGCAGGCCTGCGCGTCAACGCCCTTGCACCAGGCTTCTTCTTGACCGAGCAAAATCGTAAGCTTTTAACAACTGAAGATGGAAGTTTGACAGAACGTTCACATAAGATAATGACGCATACGCCAATGCGCCGGTTTGGTAACCCTGAAGATTTGATTGGAACGATGCTCTGGCTTGTCGATGAGTCTTATTCTGGCTTCGTCACAGGAGTAACTGTACCTGTCGATGGCGGCTTCATGGCCTATTCGGGAGTCTAG
- the hxlA gene encoding 3-hexulose-6-phosphate synthase, translating to MRLQLALDRLTREECFSLIQETAEFVDIVEIGTGVIKEYGMAIVRDIHKQFPDKPLLADMKTCDAGRHEAYQAFGAGATFVTAMAFAADQTIKDMLLVAKEFDGEVVIDLLNCSDPDRVRSLYELGARHFCLHIGKDMQSKGDTSVLAQFNLVSGLDDGTIYIAGGITLESAGRIDHRLIDVAIVGSGITAADNPRAAAKSIHSVIKSKS from the coding sequence TTGAGACTCCAATTGGCTCTTGACCGCCTGACACGTGAAGAGTGTTTTTCATTGATTCAAGAAACTGCTGAGTTCGTTGATATCGTTGAAATTGGAACTGGTGTCATCAAAGAATACGGGATGGCAATTGTGCGAGACATTCATAAGCAATTTCCAGATAAACCTCTCTTAGCAGACATGAAAACATGCGATGCAGGTAGACACGAAGCGTACCAAGCATTTGGAGCCGGTGCAACTTTCGTTACTGCAATGGCATTTGCCGCGGACCAAACAATTAAAGATATGTTACTTGTTGCGAAAGAGTTTGACGGCGAAGTCGTTATCGACCTTTTAAATTGTTCGGATCCCGACAGAGTTCGATCACTTTATGAGCTCGGTGCACGTCATTTCTGTCTTCATATCGGCAAAGACATGCAATCTAAAGGTGACACTTCCGTTCTTGCACAGTTCAATTTAGTAAGTGGTTTAGATGACGGAACTATCTACATAGCAGGTGGTATCACCTTAGAAAGTGCTGGTCGTATTGACCATAGACTTATCGATGTAGCTATAGTGGGAAGTGGAATAACCGCTGCAGATAATCCGCGGGCTGCGGCTAAGTCAATTCACAGTGTAATAAAGAGTAAATCCTAG
- a CDS encoding M20 family metallopeptidase produces MEYFRTYLPEMLEKLESIVNIDSGSRYKAGVDEVGRRLGEEYKKLGFTVDVHENKKLGNNLVIRHREAADPKVLLIAHMDTVFPQGTAKERPFHIKGDYAYGPGVADMKASQISLLYAMKFIHQTEPETLHNVVIILNADEEIGSRTSRKLIEKWSRTVDYALVMEPARKDGSVVSSRRGGGRYIMRVQGKSAHSGVAPQDGISAIQELAYKITKLNKLTDHAKGISVSVGRIEGGKSINVIPDSATGYIDIRVQTKKQGREVMEQIEEIGAKPDLEGTSIDLEGGINRPPMEFNAKNKNLLEIIQSVGEKHGITVTNTHTGGGSDASFPSYMGVATIDGMGPIGDKLHNEGENILVSSIPERTLLLAETIRELSR; encoded by the coding sequence ATGGAGTATTTCAGAACGTACTTACCTGAGATGTTAGAAAAGTTGGAAAGCATCGTCAATATCGATAGTGGTTCTAGATACAAAGCTGGTGTGGATGAAGTGGGAAGACGACTCGGTGAAGAGTATAAGAAACTGGGGTTCACTGTGGACGTTCATGAAAACAAGAAGCTCGGCAACAATTTAGTCATTCGACATCGAGAGGCTGCCGACCCGAAAGTGTTACTGATTGCGCATATGGATACCGTGTTTCCACAAGGTACGGCCAAAGAACGCCCGTTTCATATCAAAGGCGACTATGCGTATGGGCCGGGTGTTGCTGACATGAAAGCCAGTCAGATTAGTCTGCTGTATGCGATGAAATTTATTCATCAAACCGAGCCGGAAACATTACACAATGTGGTGATCATATTAAATGCGGATGAAGAGATTGGTTCTCGTACGTCTCGCAAATTGATTGAGAAATGGAGTCGTACTGTCGACTATGCACTTGTGATGGAGCCTGCTCGAAAGGATGGCTCTGTCGTTTCGTCTCGTCGTGGTGGCGGCCGTTATATCATGCGTGTTCAAGGAAAATCAGCTCATTCCGGAGTGGCGCCTCAAGACGGCATCAGTGCGATTCAGGAACTGGCTTACAAAATCACCAAGCTTAATAAGCTTACTGATCATGCCAAGGGTATTTCGGTTAGCGTCGGGAGAATAGAGGGTGGCAAATCAATCAATGTCATTCCGGATTCTGCGACTGGGTACATCGATATTCGTGTCCAGACGAAGAAGCAGGGGCGCGAAGTAATGGAACAAATCGAGGAGATTGGTGCAAAACCAGATTTGGAAGGCACGAGTATTGATTTAGAAGGCGGCATCAATCGACCGCCAATGGAGTTCAATGCAAAGAACAAAAATCTGCTTGAAATCATTCAGTCGGTGGGGGAGAAACACGGGATTACCGTCACCAACACTCATACTGGTGGTGGCTCAGATGCCTCGTTCCCTTCCTATATGGGAGTGGCGACAATCGACGGCATGGGACCTATTGGTGATAAACTTCACAACGAAGGCGAAAATATTCTGGTCTCGTCTATACCAGAGCGTACTTTGCTGTTGGCGGAGACGATTCGAGAGTTGTCGAGATAG
- a CDS encoding IS4 family transposase: MKSVDQETTLRQYLSYLPTNILADIIWNYRNQKICDLDLVKFFITAKLSKWDSYREMADGLAANPELQQLLGINSFSPSQFSRRLRDLNTYHLADLFHRIADTYWRFQKNRSGPLERVGMLSIIDGTHIKVPVQTMKWAAISKDSAGVKMHVKVAVANANSIYPEKVMMSTGNISDIEMVNHLVTDNDTLYVMDRGYGHKTKMGGWLERGIDFVVRVQYKFTFETLISYAPQHPQVLRNEKVSMKTHKKPLRYIEFVDDKGSVYHLMTSRLDLTEQEVLDVYKSRWQVELFFKWIKQHVKFDHILSFSPTGIWNQLYISLITYALAEIMHVAEASDKTTWSFFRKIRTFLFRSIHSLREWLLRVKKPSRGRQKITVRTEKKIDYGGFAVAVRPLSKEHFESKKSQRNTKS; this comes from the coding sequence ATGAAAAGTGTAGACCAAGAAACCACACTACGTCAATACCTCAGTTATCTACCGACTAATATTTTGGCGGATATCATCTGGAATTATCGGAACCAAAAGATATGCGATTTAGACCTTGTAAAGTTTTTCATTACAGCAAAGCTCTCAAAATGGGACTCTTATCGTGAAATGGCAGATGGCCTCGCGGCCAATCCAGAGCTTCAACAACTTCTCGGGATCAATTCGTTCAGCCCGTCGCAGTTTAGTCGACGCCTGCGCGATTTGAATACCTATCATCTAGCGGACCTTTTTCATCGAATTGCCGATACTTATTGGCGATTCCAAAAAAATCGAAGTGGCCCTCTCGAGCGGGTTGGTATGTTGAGTATCATCGATGGTACACATATCAAGGTACCTGTTCAGACAATGAAATGGGCCGCTATCTCGAAAGACAGCGCTGGAGTAAAGATGCATGTGAAAGTTGCAGTGGCCAATGCCAACAGCATCTATCCCGAGAAGGTAATGATGTCTACTGGAAACATCTCGGATATCGAGATGGTGAATCATCTCGTGACAGACAACGACACTCTCTACGTGATGGACCGTGGCTACGGGCACAAAACCAAGATGGGCGGTTGGCTCGAACGGGGAATCGATTTTGTCGTCCGAGTGCAATATAAGTTTACTTTTGAGACCCTTATCTCATATGCTCCCCAGCACCCACAGGTGCTGAGGAATGAGAAAGTGTCAATGAAGACACATAAAAAACCGTTACGGTACATTGAGTTCGTAGATGATAAAGGAAGTGTCTACCACTTGATGACAAGTCGTTTGGACTTGACTGAACAGGAGGTTCTAGATGTTTACAAGTCACGATGGCAGGTCGAGCTCTTTTTCAAATGGATCAAGCAGCATGTGAAGTTCGATCATATTCTATCGTTCTCACCGACCGGAATTTGGAATCAGCTCTATATTTCTCTCATCACATACGCACTGGCAGAAATCATGCATGTAGCAGAAGCAAGTGATAAGACGACATGGAGCTTCTTCCGAAAAATAAGGACTTTTCTGTTTCGATCGATACATTCCCTAAGGGAATGGCTTTTGAGAGTCAAAAAACCAAGTCGTGGAAGACAAAAGATCACTGTTCGAACAGAGAAGAAGATTGACTACGGAGGCTTCGCAGTAGCCGTCCGTCCCTTGTCCAAAGAACATTTTGAGTCCAAAAAGAGTCAAAGAAACACCAAATCATAA
- a CDS encoding transposase: protein MPRKKKEFNPNIFYHCTLRGNNRRFIFESPADMRELMRAFDYAYDKYPFRMLAFCFMSNHYHVLIRAESGDISRIMRLVNRRYSDVYRHSRGHVGRIYQRRYWSKGAPTFADLLHTSGYIHRNPLETANPMVDNLSDYPYSSYPFYAGLRTNMPRFLDIDLLPRLMPFPYSMTHAGYCEFVLNNRFLAEEDPHEADDEKTDSLLGKQTFTWHIENTSTEKMNK, encoded by the coding sequence TTGCCACGAAAAAAGAAGGAATTCAATCCGAACATTTTTTATCATTGTACTTTAAGAGGCAACAATCGCAGGTTTATCTTTGAATCGCCCGCAGACATGCGCGAGCTGATGCGAGCGTTCGACTATGCGTACGACAAGTACCCTTTTCGGATGCTGGCGTTCTGCTTCATGTCAAACCACTACCATGTGCTGATCCGTGCCGAGTCCGGAGACATCAGTCGTATTATGCGCCTCGTCAATAGAAGGTACAGTGATGTATACCGCCACAGCCGCGGTCACGTGGGCCGCATCTATCAGCGGAGATACTGGTCGAAAGGTGCACCGACGTTTGCTGATTTGCTGCATACCAGTGGCTACATTCACAGAAATCCGCTAGAGACAGCGAACCCTATGGTAGACAACCTCTCTGATTATCCTTACAGCTCTTACCCCTTCTATGCTGGTCTACGAACAAATATGCCACGTTTTCTCGACATCGACCTCCTGCCCCGCCTAATGCCATTCCCGTATTCTATGACCCATGCAGGATATTGCGAATTTGTATTGAACAATCGTTTTCTCGCGGAAGAAGATCCCCATGAAGCCGATGACGAGAAAACCGACAGCTTGTTAGGCAAGCAGACCTTCACTTGGCACATTGAAAACACATCGACTGAAAAGATGAATAAGTAA